In the Gossypium arboreum isolate Shixiya-1 chromosome 10, ASM2569848v2, whole genome shotgun sequence genome, one interval contains:
- the LOC128282065 gene encoding reticulon-like protein B21 produces MRILLLLIAMYKMSLAAEIKPFSFTDQSSADVSNYVVGEEEAIWLLKLVLPYLNEFLLKLRALFSGDPSTTMKMAVLLFVLARCGSFITIWKMAKLGFFGVFIVPKLCTSYSHQLSAYGIMLLLETARSFEASLISVGVHGTFFSAMFLAKQTKVLILCSSNFKYLSQFANFRKSSYWVTPFAS; encoded by the exons ATGAGAATACTGCTATTACTGATTGCCATGTACAAGATGTCACTGGCAGCTGAAATCAAA CCATTTTCCTTTACAGATCAATCATCTGCAG ATGTATCAAACTATGTGGTTGGAGAAGAAGAAGCAATTTGGTTACTTAAATTGGTTCTTCCTTACTTGAACGAGTTCTTATTAAAGCTGAGGGCACTTTTTTCTGGTGATCCTTCAACAACAATGAAG ATGGCAGTGCTGCTGTTTGTTTTGGCCAGGTGTGGTAGCTTTATAACAATTTGGAAAATGGCTAAACTag GTTTCTTTGGCGTTTTCATTGTTCCAAAACTTTGCACTTCTTATTCTCACCAATTAAGTGCATACG GTATAATGCTGTTGTTAGAAACTGCTCGATCATTCGAAGCATCACTGATTTCTGTAGGCGTGCATGGGACATTCTTTTCTGCCATGTTCCTCGCGAAGCAAACAAAGGTACTGATTTTATGTTCAAGCAATTTCAAGTATCTATCTCAATTTGCAAACTTTCGAAAATCCTCCTACTGGGTTACACCATTTGCTTCTTGA
- the LOC108480253 gene encoding ruBisCO large subunit-binding protein subunit beta, chloroplastic-like codes for MGNLKGLEEDRMGMGREPISIASGEASDFTKGTLWCLMIKTGVNKLADLVGVTLEPKGRNLVLESKYGSSKIVNDGVTVAKEVELDNPVVGAKLVRQVAAQTNDLAGDGTTTSMVAAGANPVLIIRGIEKTTRALVSELKAISKEVEDIVILTGGTIIRDEVRFSLDKASKEVLGHASKVVLTKDTTTIMANSSSAATISANINSIPMLNGTNFKEWKREEQPAPLTAESTPDIKRDFERWDCSNRMSLMIMKHNIPEAFRGTESEEITLAKGFPDEIEKHFAKNDKVEMTSLLTSLMSMKYKGQGNVREYIMEMFHTASRLKEERLKGDESENAHLANVPKDKGKKRKYQNETAKGPAQKKQQQATESCFFCNKSGHVKKDCTKYHAWCVKKGLPELLKAK; via the exons ACTGGTGTGAACAAGCTTGCTGATTTGGTTGGAGTCACTCTTGAACCAAAAGGCAGGAATCTCGTTCTAGAGAGCAAATATGGCTCTTCCAAAATTGTTAATGATGGTGTGACAGTAGCTAAGGAG GTTGAGTTGGATAACCCAGTTGTTGGGGCTAAGTTAGTAAGACAGGTAGCTGCTCAAACTAATGACTTGGCCGGTGATGGAACAACAACTTCC ATGGTGGCAGCCGGTGCAAATCCTGTCTTAATCATTAGGGGCATTGAAAAGACCACAAGGGCTTTAGTATCTGAGCTTAAGGCTATTTCAAAAGAG GTTGAGGACATTGTTATCCTTACTGGAG GTACTATTATTAGAGATGAGGTTAGGTTTTCCTTGGACAAAGCTAGCAAAGAAGTCTTGGGCCATGCCTCTAAAGTGGTGCTTACCAAGGATACAACCACCATCATGG CTAATTCATCTTCTGCTGCCACAATATCTGcgaatataaattctatacctaTGCTTAATGGAactaattttaaggaatggaaaag ggaagaacaacctgCACCTCTCACTGCGGAAAGCACCCCTGATATTAAGAGGGACTTTGAGAGGTGGGATTGTTCAAATCGtatgagtctaatgatcatgaaacaCAACATTCCAGAAGCCTTTAGGGGCACAGAATCTGAAGAGATTACTCTGGCCAAAGGTTTCCCTGATGAAATTGAGAAACATTTTGCTAAAAACGATAAGGTTGAGATGACATCACTtctgacttctttgatgtctatgaaGTATAAAGGTCAAGGAAACGTAAGGGAGTATATTATGGAGATGTTCCATACTGCTTCAAGACTTAAG gaagaaaggttgaagggTGATGAGTCTGAAAATGCTCATTTGGCCAATGTCCCTAAGGACAAgggcaagaaaagaaaatatcagaatGAAACTGCTAAGGGTCCAGCTCAAAAGAAACAACAACAAGCTACAGAGAGTTGTTTCTTTTGTAATAAGTCTGGACACGTAAAGAAAGATTGTACCAAATATCATGCTTGGTGTGTAAAGAAAG GGTTGCCTGAGTTACTGAAAGCCAAGTGA